The Gammaproteobacteria bacterium genome includes a region encoding these proteins:
- a CDS encoding sigma-70 family RNA polymerase sigma factor, giving the protein MGLSKAQIHRIFAEHHEHVVKAVAVLRPDVKGVTAEDVEQEVSIRLLKLIESDREIENISSYIYKITANVIIDLARKNQRHTNETQMPEEADEDNYKPDLQSEELGPENILANEKLMKLIMQAIETLPESRRIAVKLRLQGFSVKEMCEMTGWSFYKAENLSKRAMAALKDKLVSLGIDYEIN; this is encoded by the coding sequence ATGGGACTGAGCAAAGCACAAATTCATCGTATTTTTGCCGAACATCATGAGCATGTTGTGAAAGCTGTCGCTGTGCTGCGTCCTGATGTTAAAGGAGTCACTGCCGAGGATGTTGAACAAGAAGTCAGTATTCGCCTGTTAAAATTAATCGAAAGTGACCGAGAAATTGAAAACATCTCGTCTTACATATACAAGATTACGGCTAATGTTATTATCGACTTGGCTCGCAAAAACCAAAGGCATACCAACGAAACTCAAATGCCTGAAGAAGCGGACGAGGACAATTACAAACCCGATTTACAGTCTGAGGAATTGGGACCTGAAAATATATTAGCCAATGAAAAGCTCATGAAGCTGATAATGCAAGCAATAGAAACTCTGCCGGAAAGCAGAAGAATTGCGGTAAAGCTAAGACTTCAGGGTTTTTCAGTCAAAGAAATGTGTGAGATGACCGGTTGGTCATTTTATAAAGCTGAAAACCTCTCCAAAAGAGCAATGGCAGCATTAAAAGATAAACTTGTTAGTTTAGGAATAGATTATGAAATTAACTGA
- a CDS encoding ankyrin repeat domain-containing protein — MNNSQIDHIFECCKKGDTQQLLDALNSIENTHITDDRKNSVLTLALKNGHFPMAKALLENNFTFHQAEKPLLISACQCMQDDISGISMILNVFDDVNIQNEQKRTALMTSCLMGHENKTKKLIEQGADCNIQDYSGNTALIDAVHSRNKDLVRLIIEQNPEIDQTNNNKETALILELKQKQPIDDIVKQLLTAGADPERADKDSKSAWLIAKQKHPKISRLIETHLNSINQIELPFFTNDYQSEISTPKAEKTESISRTESTEENKTVVPNVTAEDVEAAIEQQTENDKDPKYVLFEKLKQTVSKKSNKQEWFHAAKTGNLGGLNRMIVEGIDVNCRDENGCTALIRASGHSRRAVVSFLIQQNADIEAKSENGSTALSSSIIGNCRHVAGLLLENGANPNGTGPSNYNYVTIAAAQWNDSLLSILYRNGADIFFESKNQQNLLHVIAMGAEYYSNINSAKNSIQFLMDHGMDINAKDKEGNTPLMILCGVHKLKYAVDDRNIASIVHFMIRMGAAAAMTNNLGKSAMDATRNHKLQQTKGVIMNALSWNN; from the coding sequence GTGAATAATTCACAAATCGACCATATCTTTGAATGTTGCAAAAAAGGTGACACTCAACAGCTACTGGATGCGCTCAACAGCATTGAAAATACCCATATCACCGACGACAGAAAAAATTCTGTTCTGACGCTTGCCCTAAAAAATGGCCACTTCCCAATGGCAAAAGCCTTATTGGAGAACAATTTCACATTCCATCAAGCTGAAAAACCACTACTTATTTCAGCCTGTCAATGCATGCAGGATGATATTTCAGGGATTTCCATGATATTGAACGTATTTGATGACGTTAATATTCAGAATGAACAAAAGCGCACCGCTCTGATGACTTCTTGCCTGATGGGACATGAAAATAAAACCAAAAAGCTCATTGAACAAGGAGCAGACTGTAATATTCAGGATTATTCCGGCAATACGGCGTTAATTGATGCCGTGCATTCAAGAAACAAAGATTTAGTGCGTCTCATTATCGAACAAAACCCCGAAATTGATCAAACCAACAATAACAAAGAAACAGCATTAATTTTAGAACTTAAACAAAAACAGCCAATTGATGATATCGTCAAACAATTATTAACTGCCGGCGCTGACCCCGAACGAGCTGATAAGGACAGTAAATCTGCTTGGTTAATTGCCAAACAAAAACACCCTAAAATTTCTCGTTTGATTGAAACTCACTTAAACTCCATCAATCAAATTGAGTTACCCTTTTTTACCAACGATTATCAATCTGAAATTTCCACTCCAAAAGCCGAAAAAACTGAATCAATATCCAGAACTGAATCGACAGAGGAAAATAAAACAGTTGTTCCAAATGTTACAGCAGAAGATGTTGAAGCAGCCATTGAACAACAAACTGAGAATGACAAAGACCCTAAATACGTTCTCTTTGAAAAACTCAAACAAACTGTTTCTAAAAAATCAAACAAGCAGGAATGGTTTCATGCCGCTAAAACAGGAAACTTAGGCGGCCTTAATCGAATGATTGTTGAAGGTATTGATGTCAATTGTCGTGATGAAAATGGTTGTACAGCATTAATACGTGCCAGCGGTCATTCCAGACGAGCCGTTGTTTCTTTTTTAATTCAACAGAATGCTGATATTGAAGCGAAATCTGAAAATGGCAGCACTGCATTATCATCCAGTATTATTGGTAATTGTCGTCATGTTGCCGGGTTATTATTGGAAAACGGCGCCAATCCGAATGGTACCGGACCGTCCAATTACAACTACGTTACCATAGCAGCCGCCCAATGGAATGATTCGTTATTAAGTATTTTGTATCGTAATGGTGCGGATATCTTTTTTGAAAGCAAAAACCAACAAAACCTGCTTCATGTGATTGCCATGGGTGCCGAGTATTACAGCAATATCAATAGTGCCAAAAACTCCATCCAGTTTTTAATGGATCACGGTATGGATATTAACGCCAAAGATAAAGAAGGAAACACTCCTTTGATGATTTTATGTGGAGTACATAAATTAAAATATGCCGTAGATGACAGGAATATCGCTTCAATTGTTCATTTTATGATTCGAATGGGAGCCGCCGCTGCCATGACTAACAACTTAGGAAAATCGGCAATGGATGCCACTCGAAATCACAAGCTCCAGCAAACAAAAGGAGTGATAATGAACGCTCTTTCATGGAATAATTAA
- a CDS encoding Do family serine endopeptidase: MRQIILIFGFIFSANIFAGLPTEVDGIKVPSLAPILQKVTPAVVNIHSTSRQKINSRSQSFYSWYYGLPNYPQERVTQSLGSGVIVNAAKGYILTNNHVIEDADDIQVSLQDGRSLTAKLIGTDEGTDVAVIQIDADNLSELKLASSETMQVGDFVVAVGNPFGLGQTVTSGIVSALGRTNIQGLGYQNFIQTDASINPGNSGGALINLKGELVGINTSIYSPSGGNVGIGFAIPSSLAERIMRQLVQHGQVRRGSLGVEVQDITENLARAFNLVKNSGVIVTNVEEDSPAHIAGLKPGDIITHLNNTKVSNQHDFENQEGLFELNTRIKINYIRDEDEDQTTASITTFDRKEFDGDELHSGLEGAHFVNLPSRLKDTYQGVLIDEIQRGSPAWNQGLRSGDLVTSINKKSVNNLKQVKNILDNSKKSPVLNIYRNYRNYILVLE; the protein is encoded by the coding sequence ATGAGACAAATTATTCTAATATTCGGTTTTATTTTTTCTGCCAATATTTTCGCAGGATTGCCAACAGAAGTTGATGGTATCAAAGTTCCGTCTTTAGCTCCAATACTGCAAAAAGTCACGCCGGCAGTGGTTAATATTCACTCAACATCCAGACAAAAGATTAATAGTAGAAGCCAATCTTTTTACAGCTGGTATTACGGTTTACCAAACTATCCTCAAGAACGTGTGACTCAATCGTTGGGCTCAGGCGTGATTGTGAATGCCGCAAAAGGCTACATTCTTACCAATAATCACGTCATCGAAGACGCGGATGATATTCAGGTTTCCTTACAGGATGGCAGAAGCCTTACCGCCAAATTGATTGGAACCGATGAAGGAACTGATGTCGCCGTGATACAAATTGATGCGGATAATTTATCCGAACTCAAACTGGCAAGTTCTGAAACGATGCAAGTTGGTGATTTTGTGGTCGCCGTTGGAAATCCATTCGGATTGGGTCAAACCGTCACCTCAGGAATTGTTTCCGCATTAGGTAGAACCAATATTCAGGGCTTAGGCTATCAAAACTTTATTCAAACCGATGCCTCAATCAACCCCGGAAATTCAGGCGGTGCATTAATCAATCTCAAAGGTGAACTTGTAGGAATTAACACCTCAATTTATTCTCCAAGCGGAGGAAATGTCGGAATCGGTTTTGCCATTCCTTCTTCTCTGGCAGAAAGAATCATGAGACAACTTGTTCAACACGGACAAGTTCGTCGTGGCTCATTAGGCGTTGAAGTTCAGGATATTACAGAGAATCTGGCTCGGGCGTTTAACCTGGTCAAAAACAGTGGAGTGATTGTTACCAATGTTGAAGAAGATTCACCGGCTCATATTGCCGGTCTAAAACCCGGAGATATCATCACTCACTTGAACAATACAAAGGTCAGTAATCAACACGACTTTGAAAATCAAGAAGGCTTATTTGAACTGAACACTCGCATAAAAATCAACTATATTCGTGATGAAGATGAAGATCAAACGACTGCCAGTATCACAACTTTTGATAGAAAAGAATTCGATGGAGATGAACTGCATTCAGGATTGGAGGGAGCTCACTTCGTCAATCTTCCGTCACGATTGAAAGACACTTACCAAGGTGTTTTAATTGATGAAATTCAACGAGGAAGCCCAGCCTGGAATCAAGGATTAAGAAGTGGAGACCTGGTGACCTCAATCAATAAAAAGTCCGTTAACAACCTCAAACAGGTAAAAAATATCCTTGATAATTCAAAAAAATCACCGGTTCTGAATATTTATCGAAATTATCGCAACTATATTTTGGTGCTTGAATAA
- the pyrF gene encoding orotidine-5'-phosphate decarboxylase, translating into MNKFIKKLYSCQKSNQSLVCVGLDPDISRINQLGVELSIWLRNIVDAVADKVCAFKPQIAHFSALSAENELEEIIKYIHDNYPNVPVILDAKRGDIGSTAERYALEAFERYQADAVTVNPYLGQDSLQPFLDYADKGVIALCKTSNGGSNEFQNLKLENGQFLFQQVAENAANQWNSNNNVLLVVGATYPQELAEIRQIVGDMSLLIPGIGAQGGDVEATLKSGLIKNSEHSGLIISSSRGIIFAGDSQENYKSRASMACEELNRQINDFWSI; encoded by the coding sequence ATGAATAAATTCATCAAGAAACTATACAGTTGTCAAAAATCGAATCAATCATTAGTTTGCGTTGGATTAGATCCTGATATCTCCAGAATCAATCAGTTAGGTGTTGAACTTTCGATTTGGTTGAGAAATATTGTTGATGCTGTTGCAGATAAAGTGTGTGCCTTTAAACCACAAATTGCTCATTTTTCGGCACTTTCAGCAGAAAATGAACTGGAAGAAATAATCAAATACATTCACGATAACTATCCAAATGTTCCGGTGATACTTGATGCTAAACGCGGAGATATTGGATCGACCGCTGAAAGATATGCTTTGGAAGCCTTTGAAAGATATCAAGCGGATGCAGTCACAGTCAATCCGTATCTGGGTCAGGATTCGTTGCAACCATTTTTAGATTATGCAGATAAAGGTGTGATTGCACTTTGTAAAACATCCAATGGTGGCTCTAATGAATTTCAAAACTTAAAACTGGAGAATGGTCAGTTTTTATTTCAACAAGTTGCTGAGAATGCAGCAAACCAATGGAACTCTAATAACAATGTTTTGTTGGTGGTTGGAGCGACTTATCCGCAGGAATTGGCTGAAATTCGTCAGATAGTTGGCGATATGTCGTTGTTGATTCCCGGAATAGGTGCTCAAGGTGGCGATGTTGAAGCCACTCTGAAAAGTGGATTGATAAAAAATTCGGAGCATTCCGGGTTGATTATTTCCAGTTCCAGAGGAATTATTTTTGCCGGGGACAGTCAAGAGAACTACAAAAGCAGAGCTTCAATGGCTTGTGAAGAGTTGAACCGACAAATAAATGACTTCTGGTCTATTTGA
- a CDS encoding efflux RND transporter periplasmic adaptor subunit has protein sequence MSENSPIIAPTGGRKKSSLIPVLIVVAITVVLIMLMKMRQPVNEKKADAVVIPTVKTIKVEPIDYVVPIVTEGMVLPKTQISFASEISGKVSYVAPQFTNGGQFKKDDVLVQIDPRDYELAITRAKANVAAQKAALDLEQAKSDLAKSDWGKYGKKGEPSALNLNLPQVDSAKAALAGAQADLLLAQRNLEKTGIKAPFDGVIIGKSVDIGQFVNIGMTLATIASIETAEIKIALSDEQMQNSRLNTLINEILVTITSEETNNNTWQGKVAHIEAQRDSRTLLNYAIIEVNQPFSQNDIPLRFNSFVNVEFAGKTLNSVYPVSRDYVLLGNKVYLLNSQSELEIKQLEIAHSDEENFYVSSGLTSRSEIITTKLSGVKSGSKLKLDTNPNL, from the coding sequence ATGTCAGAAAATAGTCCTATAATTGCTCCAACCGGAGGCAGAAAAAAAAGCTCATTGATACCTGTGTTAATTGTGGTAGCAATCACAGTTGTACTTATCATGTTGATGAAAATGAGACAACCGGTCAATGAGAAAAAAGCAGACGCAGTTGTCATTCCGACCGTGAAAACGATTAAAGTGGAACCGATTGATTATGTGGTGCCAATTGTTACTGAAGGCATGGTGTTACCAAAAACACAAATCAGTTTTGCTTCAGAAATCAGCGGAAAAGTTTCTTATGTGGCTCCGCAATTCACCAATGGTGGTCAGTTTAAAAAAGATGATGTGTTGGTGCAGATTGATCCTCGAGATTATGAATTGGCAATCACCCGTGCGAAAGCTAATGTGGCTGCTCAAAAGGCTGCATTGGATTTGGAGCAAGCAAAATCTGATTTGGCAAAATCTGACTGGGGAAAGTATGGTAAAAAAGGTGAACCATCAGCTTTGAATTTGAATTTACCACAAGTCGATAGTGCAAAAGCGGCTCTTGCCGGTGCACAAGCTGATTTGTTGCTGGCACAGCGTAATTTGGAAAAAACCGGCATCAAAGCTCCTTTTGATGGAGTTATTATTGGTAAAAGTGTCGATATCGGACAATTTGTCAATATTGGCATGACGCTGGCAACAATTGCTTCTATTGAAACTGCTGAAATCAAAATCGCACTGTCTGATGAACAAATGCAAAACAGCCGGTTGAATACATTAATCAATGAAATTCTTGTAACCATCACTAGCGAGGAAACAAATAACAACACTTGGCAAGGCAAAGTGGCTCATATTGAAGCTCAAAGAGACTCTCGAACATTGCTAAATTATGCCATTATTGAGGTGAATCAACCGTTCTCACAAAACGATATTCCATTGCGTTTTAATAGTTTCGTAAATGTTGAATTTGCCGGTAAAACATTGAATTCTGTTTACCCTGTGAGTAGAGATTATGTGTTGCTTGGTAATAAGGTTTATTTGTTGAATTCTCAATCAGAGTTGGAAATTAAGCAGTTGGAGATAGCTCATTCGGATGAGGAAAATTTTTATGTTTCAAGTGGATTGACGAGTCGTAGTGAAATCATCACAACCAAATTATCCGGCGTGAAATCAGGTAGCAAATTGAAATTGGATACGAACCCAAACCTATAA